The following are from one region of the Thermoproteus uzoniensis 768-20 genome:
- a CDS encoding uL15 family ribosomal protein, whose amino-acid sequence MVRRFKPAIKYRRGTRTHGWGRVGQHRKSGSSGGKGMVGFHKHKWSFVMVHAEETSGWPFYGKHGFKQPKQISVEWRPINVGRLEELVEEMESRGAAVKEGGRYVVDLLKLGYNKLLGGGEVSRPLVVYTPVATRAAVEKIAKAGGEVRIVHGVIHR is encoded by the coding sequence ATGGTCCGCCGTTTTAAGCCGGCGATTAAGTACAGGAGAGGCACGAGGACTCACGGCTGGGGTAGGGTGGGCCAACACAGGAAAAGCGGTTCGTCGGGCGGCAAGGGCATGGTGGGATTTCACAAACACAAGTGGTCTTTCGTGATGGTGCACGCAGAGGAGACGTCGGGCTGGCCCTTCTACGGCAAGCACGGCTTCAAACAACCTAAACAGATATCGGTAGAGTGGAGGCCCATCAACGTGGGCAGGCTGGAAGAGCTGGTCGAGGAGATGGAGAGCCGCGGCGCCGCGGTTAAGGAGGGCGGGAGATACGTCGTGGATCTGCTCAAGCTGGGCTACAACAAGTTGCTGGGCGGCGGAGAGGTTTCGCGGCCTCTGGTGGTCTACACGCCGGTGGCGACCCGCGCGGCCGTCGAGAAGATCGCTAAGGCGGGCGGCGAGGTCCGCATAGTCCACGGCGTCATACACAGATAA
- the secY gene encoding preprotein translocase subunit SecY has translation MESLDPILERLITVQRPKKALPLSTRLMWTALAALVYIIMTITPLWGIHRTAPTGAAASIFYNPLVSTIFGTTFGTWAQLGIGPIVVAGIIMEILQFSDLLPFDLNDKKDRLRFSAFQKLLALVMAAGETAATIATGTFGQLTPIEALAVFVQLLIATQIVILLDDMIAKGWGFGGSAINLIILLSITRTFFVDLFSWNMPTFPNINPADYPAMQLPLGFVPALAVAVYNTIHGISPGILDLLFRQVPPSIALPDVVSLAATLALAYIIVYIEQMHVNIPAAYTQYWGFRINIPLRFMYVSVIPIIFTAYSLILAEQIVAGVAALTGGISPALAVLLTAMTPARILTPDYIVLHILLYAALATVFAWLWGQIGGIGPDEYAKSLVQSGLHVPGFRQSERIMARVLKRPINTLILLSGMIAGTLAAIGDIFGVWGSGIGLILLVEIGLGYYTQILQEGLMEVYPGLKRVLSQ, from the coding sequence ATGGAGTCTCTAGACCCCATTTTGGAGCGGCTTATAACGGTCCAGAGGCCCAAGAAGGCGTTGCCTCTATCAACCCGCCTAATGTGGACCGCCCTAGCCGCCCTCGTCTACATCATAATGACCATCACGCCGCTTTGGGGGATACACAGGACAGCGCCTACCGGCGCCGCCGCGTCCATATTCTACAACCCGTTGGTGTCGACGATATTCGGCACCACCTTCGGCACTTGGGCCCAACTGGGCATAGGCCCCATAGTGGTGGCCGGCATAATCATGGAGATACTCCAGTTCTCCGACTTGTTGCCCTTCGACCTAAACGACAAGAAGGACAGACTTAGGTTCTCTGCTTTCCAGAAACTCCTGGCGCTGGTCATGGCCGCCGGCGAGACCGCGGCCACGATAGCGACAGGCACCTTCGGCCAGCTGACGCCCATAGAGGCCCTCGCGGTGTTCGTCCAGCTGTTAATCGCGACCCAGATAGTGATTCTGCTTGACGACATGATAGCCAAGGGGTGGGGCTTCGGCGGAAGCGCCATAAACCTGATAATACTGCTCTCGATAACCAGGACCTTCTTCGTAGATCTATTCTCCTGGAACATGCCGACCTTCCCCAACATCAACCCAGCCGACTACCCCGCCATGCAACTCCCGCTCGGCTTCGTGCCCGCTCTGGCCGTCGCCGTGTACAACACGATCCACGGGATCTCCCCGGGGATACTCGATCTATTGTTCAGACAAGTGCCTCCCTCGATCGCCCTGCCCGACGTGGTGAGCCTCGCCGCCACTCTGGCCCTGGCCTACATAATAGTCTACATAGAGCAGATGCACGTCAACATACCGGCCGCCTATACGCAGTACTGGGGCTTTAGGATAAACATACCTCTGAGGTTCATGTACGTGTCGGTGATACCCATAATCTTCACGGCCTACTCCCTCATCTTGGCGGAGCAGATAGTCGCCGGGGTAGCCGCGCTGACAGGCGGCATATCCCCCGCGCTCGCCGTGTTGCTCACCGCCATGACCCCCGCCAGGATATTGACCCCCGACTACATAGTGCTCCACATACTGCTCTACGCCGCGCTGGCCACCGTCTTCGCCTGGCTGTGGGGGCAGATAGGAGGCATAGGCCCCGACGAGTACGCCAAGAGCTTAGTCCAGTCGGGCCTCCACGTGCCCGGCTTCAGACAGAGCGAGAGGATTATGGCGAGGGTTCTCAAAAGGCCCATAAACACGCTTATACTGCTCAGCGGAATGATCGCCGGCACGTTGGCGGCTATCGGCGATATCTTCGGCGTGTGGGGATCCGGGATAGGCCTCATACTCCTCGTCGAGATAGGGCTGGGCTACTACACGCAGATATTGCAGGAGGGCTTGATGGAGGTCTACCCAGGCCTTAAGCGGGTCTTGAGCCAGTAG
- a CDS encoding putative RNA uridine N3 methyltransferase, which produces MDIAVPHDVLSEAPDEESKVRKLGYIARGAAVFRAENLIIYTYGNDVDWEEVERMRLLLEYASTPPHLRKKLFKLDRRLRLAGLLPPLKIPSHTPPKEPSVGDVIEGVVERWDGYYSLVYIGGRRYAKIPKPYPIGSRLLVKIEAETDRPDIYRAVVVKKPPDYWGYKVEVKPFKQLADGYDTVIYTGREGRSVCEGLPRPVGRTLVVFGGPRAGVDEIAKIEGVELKGLFLNFIPRQGTETVRTEEAIFAVLALLNYASVCSVGKPTKIEK; this is translated from the coding sequence GTGGACATCGCCGTACCTCACGACGTTTTGTCGGAGGCCCCCGACGAGGAGAGCAAGGTGAGGAAATTGGGCTACATAGCAAGAGGGGCCGCCGTCTTCCGGGCGGAGAACTTGATAATATATACATACGGCAACGACGTTGATTGGGAAGAGGTGGAGCGGATGAGGCTATTGCTCGAATACGCGTCGACGCCGCCCCACCTGCGCAAGAAGCTCTTCAAGTTAGATAGGAGGCTTAGGCTCGCCGGCCTACTGCCGCCGTTGAAGATACCGAGCCACACACCCCCGAAGGAGCCCTCCGTAGGGGACGTGATAGAGGGCGTCGTCGAGAGGTGGGACGGGTACTACTCCCTAGTGTATATAGGCGGCAGGAGATACGCCAAGATCCCCAAGCCCTACCCCATAGGCTCCCGCCTACTGGTGAAGATCGAGGCAGAGACCGACCGGCCCGACATATATAGAGCTGTCGTGGTCAAGAAGCCGCCCGACTACTGGGGATACAAGGTCGAGGTCAAGCCCTTTAAGCAACTGGCCGACGGCTACGACACCGTGATCTACACGGGCAGGGAGGGCCGATCTGTGTGCGAGGGCTTGCCGAGGCCCGTAGGCCGCACCTTAGTGGTGTTCGGCGGGCCGAGAGCCGGCGTTGACGAAATAGCGAAAATAGAAGGGGTAGAGCTGAAGGGCCTATTCCTCAACTTCATACCGAGACAGGGAACCGAGACTGTCAGGACCGAGGAGGCCATCTTCGCCGTCTTGGCCCTCCTCAACTACGCAAGCGTGTGCAGCGTGGGCAAGCCGACGAAGATTGAAAAATAG
- the cc1 gene encoding DNA-binding protein CC1, whose amino-acid sequence MPQKLKFYDIKAKQAFETDKYETVEKNTARGPMIFAVATSPYTGIKVWRLIGKKK is encoded by the coding sequence ATGCCACAGAAGCTGAAGTTCTACGATATTAAGGCGAAGCAGGCGTTTGAGACTGATAAGTACGAGACTGTGGAGAAGAATACTGCTAGAGGCCCCATGATATTCGCAGTAGCCACCTCGCCCTACACCGGCATAAAAGTCTGGCGCCTCATCGGCAAGAAGAAATAA
- a CDS encoding vitamin K epoxide reductase family protein, translating to MGRTGWFVLLIAFSVGGLISSALVLYMWYILGRMPPGCYLPQAILPGVTVDCVAVLSSPYAHIGPVPLDGLAAVWFVLNIGLVVAYFRTFKNGVLTSLFYWRLVGIAVLPYLLYIELVVLKALCLYCTIMHIFIIIDFILISIFLKKIYILKK from the coding sequence ATGGGACGTACGGGCTGGTTCGTCCTCCTCATCGCCTTCTCAGTAGGCGGGCTGATCTCGTCGGCCCTAGTCCTCTACATGTGGTACATCCTCGGCAGAATGCCCCCGGGCTGTTACTTGCCCCAGGCCATACTGCCGGGCGTCACCGTAGACTGCGTCGCCGTCCTGTCGAGCCCCTACGCCCACATAGGCCCGGTGCCCCTAGACGGCTTAGCCGCTGTCTGGTTCGTCCTCAACATAGGCCTAGTCGTCGCGTACTTCCGCACGTTCAAAAACGGCGTGCTCACGTCGCTCTTCTACTGGAGGCTTGTAGGTATCGCGGTACTGCCGTACCTCCTATACATAGAGCTAGTGGTCCTCAAGGCTCTCTGTCTATACTGCACTATAATGCATATATTTATAATAATTGATTTTATTTTAATTTCAATATTTTTGAAAAAGATATATATTTTGAAAAAATAA
- a CDS encoding sugar phosphate nucleotidyl transferase encodes MELALVGQLRPRLLIPPPLAVVGGFRIAELVALALCDKADRVTIYVEGRDLGLPLALGRYCRLELRYGEIPPDVPRIDVSVAPYLLRAGSVDCEGVRADLGLGGGVLRECKPLETYADLVANNVDVMRSAIARLKELGVDLLRGEAGGVVKGEAVIWGKTHEYTYVVGPAVIGPESEVLPFSYIRQGTALYYGVRARDEVKNSIVDAYTYKEHHGYLGDSYVSAFVNFGAGTTVSNLKNTLGPIRPSYSNRHYAKLGPVIGEFVKTAIGTLIYGGKYIGPLSHVYGLVDTDVPPLVIYRDGEIRAMDGAKIPQLLERDLSRFGLGQKAAEYLKALEELTATTDK; translated from the coding sequence GTGGAGCTTGCGCTGGTGGGGCAACTGAGGCCGAGGCTTTTGATCCCCCCGCCGCTGGCCGTCGTGGGGGGGTTCAGAATAGCCGAGCTCGTGGCGCTGGCCCTATGCGACAAGGCCGACCGCGTCACGATATACGTCGAGGGGCGTGATCTAGGCCTCCCGCTCGCCCTAGGCAGATATTGTAGACTGGAGCTTAGATACGGCGAGATACCTCCAGACGTGCCGAGGATAGACGTGTCCGTCGCACCCTATCTGTTGCGGGCGGGTTCCGTGGACTGCGAGGGCGTGCGCGCCGATCTGGGGCTCGGCGGCGGAGTCTTGAGGGAATGCAAGCCGCTTGAGACCTACGCCGACCTCGTCGCGAACAACGTGGACGTCATGAGATCCGCCATCGCGCGGCTGAAGGAGCTGGGCGTAGATCTCTTGAGGGGCGAGGCCGGCGGCGTCGTGAAGGGGGAGGCCGTTATATGGGGGAAAACCCACGAGTACACCTACGTAGTGGGGCCGGCGGTGATAGGGCCCGAGTCCGAGGTCCTCCCGTTCTCGTATATACGGCAAGGGACTGCCCTATACTACGGCGTGAGGGCTAGAGACGAGGTCAAGAACTCCATCGTCGACGCCTACACGTACAAGGAGCACCACGGATATCTCGGGGACAGCTACGTCTCGGCCTTCGTCAACTTCGGCGCGGGCACGACAGTCTCGAACCTCAAGAACACCCTAGGGCCCATAAGGCCCAGCTACAGCAATAGGCATTACGCTAAGCTAGGCCCAGTCATAGGGGAGTTCGTCAAGACCGCCATCGGCACGTTGATATACGGCGGGAAGTACATAGGCCCTCTATCACACGTCTACGGCCTCGTCGACACGGACGTGCCCCCGCTCGTCATATACAGAGACGGCGAGATTCGGGCCATGGACGGGGCCAAGATCCCCCAGCTCCTGGAGAGGGACTTGTCGAGATTCGGCCTCGGCCAAAAAGCGGCGGAGTACCTAAAAGCTCTGGAGGAGCTGACGGCCACAACGGATAAGTAG